DNA from Campylobacter sp. RM5004:
TAAAATTAGATTTTAAATTCTTATTAATTAATTTTTTTATTTTATATAAGTTATAAATTAGTTTTTAATGATACAATTACGCCTTTTTAAACAAATTACACTTATTTAGAAAGGTTATAAATGAAACTTACAAATAAAGTTCCATTATTAGTGGGGATTCCACTGATTTTATGTTTTATCGTTTTAGGCGTTGTAAATTATGAAAGCTCTAAAAACGATTCTTATAGTGCTTTAAATCAAAGCAAGAAAAACACATTAGATTCTACTATGATGTATATAAATGCTTATTTTGCAGGAAAAAAGACTTTTATAGCAGAACTTGTAGAAAAATTTGATGAAGTTGATAGTAAAAATGACAAAGGCATATTAAATGTTTTAGATTTATACTATGATGTTTCAGGCTTTAAGGCTGGTATTTTTTATGTAAGAGCTAGCGATGGCAAAATTTTTCAAAAAGTAAATAAAGAAGAAAAAGCTAATGTTTTAGAAAATACAGAATACAGAAACGATAGCTGGTATAAAGAAGCTGTAAGTGAAGGTAGAGTTATTATAGGAAATGAAGTTTTTTATAATGACGCATTAGGCAAAAATGCAGCAACAATAGCAGCACCTGTGTTTGAAAATGGCAAGATTGTAGGTGTTATAGCAGGAGATGTTTTATTAGAAGAAATGAGAGAAAATATCTTATCTCTTAAGCCATCAAGAACAAGTTCAACCTTTGCTTTTGATAGTAGAAAAATATTTACAATTTATGCAGATAGCAAACAAGAATTAAAACCTGCAACAATAGCAGATGAAGTTACTAGAAAATTACAAAAAATAAGCACTTCTAAAAACAAGTCAAGTGGAATAACTCCTATTGAATATAATCTTAATAATATTGATCAAGTAGCAGTTTGTGCTTATCATAATGATTTAAACTGGACTATTTGTGCTACAAGTGAAGCTAGGGAATTTGATGAGAGCTTAGGAAGTTTAATTAAACAAAACCTAACAATCTTTACAATCTCACTAATAATCATATTAGCATTACTATATTTCCTAATCAAACACTCTCTACGCCCACTAGACATAATCCAACAAGGTCTTAAAGAAGTATTTAGTTTAGTAAATCACGAAACCAAACACGCAAGTAAAATAAACCTAAACTCTAAAGACGAATTCGGAGCAATGGCAAGAGCTATTAATGATAATATAGAAAGAACAATCTCTTCTTTAGATAAAGACACCCAAGCAGTAGAACAAAGCGTTCAAACAGCAGCTGCAATTGAAAGCGGTGATTTAAAAGCAAGAATTACTCTAAATCCTGCAAACCCACAATTAATTGAACTAAAGAATGTATTAAATAAAATGCTTGATACTTTAGAAGATAAAGTAGGAGCTAATACAAACTCAATTGAAAAAATCTTTGATGAATATAGCCAGAACGACTTTAGAAACGAAATAAAGAATGCTAGAGGTAAGGTTGAACTTGCTACTAATATGCTAGGTAAGCAAATAAGAGATATGTTAAAAACAAACCTAGAAACTGCAAGAAACCTACAAGAAAAATCAAAAATACTAAAAACAAGTGTTATTGATATAAACGAAGGTGCAAGAAAGCAAGCAGCAAGCTTACAAGAAAGTGCAGCAGCAGTAGAAGAAATGAGTGCATCTATGCATGCAGTAAATCAAAAATCAAACGAAGTGATTAAGAATGGAGAAGATATTAAAAATGTAATCACTATGATTAGAGACATTGCTGAGCAAATTAATCTACTTGCACTAAATGCTGCAATAGAAGCTGCAAGAGCAGGAGAGCACGGACGTGGCTTTGCAGTAGTTGCTGATGAAGTAAGAAAACTAGCTGAAAGTACTCAAAAATCTTTAACAGAAATAGAAGCTAGTGTTAATGTATTAACTCAAGGAATAAATGATATGAGCGAAAGCATTAAAGAACAAACTCAAGCTATTACTCAAATAAATGAAGCAATAAGCAGTATAGATGAATTAACACGTGCTAATGTTGTTGTAGCTGATAATACTAATAAGATATCAGATGAAGTAGATTCTATGGCAAGCAGTGCAGTTGAATCTGTAATGAAGAATAAGTTTTAATAAACACACTACATTAAAAAGCTAAAAGAAACTTCTTAAGTGAAGTTTCTTTTACTATATAAACTACTTAGATTTAATCATAATTACTTTTTAAACTATCAAAGCAAATTCTTAATCTTAATTCTTAGTTCGTAATTCTTAATTTAAATTCCTATTCCTAATTCTTTAATGTTTTTATTAAATTGAAAAAAGAATTACGAAATAGGAATTAGCTTTTTAACTTTATAAAGTCTAAATATTGTTTTTTAATTCCTAATTTAAATTCTTTTATTTTTAAATACTTAAATATAAGCTTTAACTACTTTTATATTTCTTCTTTTAATTCCAGTACTTATTACTTAGCTAGGTTGGATTTAGTTCGGTGTGTTTGGGGTGTTTGGGGTGTTTGGAGTGGTTGGAGTGGTTGGAGTGGTTGGAGTGGTTGGAGTGGTTGGAGTGGTTGGAGTGGTTGGAGTGGTTGGAGTGGTTGGAGTGGTTGGAGTGGTTGGAGTGGTTGGAGTGGTTGGAGTGGTTGGAGTGGTTGGAGTGGTTGGAGTGGTTGGAGTGGTTGGAGTGGTTGGAGTGGTTGGAGTGGTTTATTCCGAGCATATAATGATTATCAATAGTTTTTACTTAAATTATTAAAGAATTTGAAATAGGAATTTAAAAAATCTTTTTAAAAACTTTTATATGGACAGAATTTTGACATTCAATGTGTTATAATCAAGAAAAATCAAGAAAGGAGAATAAATGAAAGCTATATTTCTCTTATGGGGGGGGGTATAACTCTTTAGAATATACTCAAAAACCTTCATCTATTTTTAAAGGAACTTAGAAAACATTTTTTATCTAATCATAAATATTTAAAAATTAAAAATAAAAAAATAAAAAGGATAAAAAATGGAAATCAAAAGAATACTAAAAGAATTCACAGAACTAGAAGATAGTAAAAAAGAAATATTAAAAGAAAATATTTTAAATTTTGTTAAAGAAAAAAATAAATGTCTTGGTATGCATTATTCTACTTTTTCATTTGTAAAAGATGAAACAAAATGCGTTGAAAAAAGATATTTAGACATTTTATTAAAAGATTTAGATTTTGATTTAGAAAACAGAATGAAATTAGCTGCTTTAATTGAAGAAATATATCATATCAGCTTTAAATCAAAAGATATTTTAAACTATCAAAAACCAACTTCAACAGCATTAATACCTGATATGTCTAATATAACAGAAGTTATGAAATACTATAAAGAACAAGAAGAATCTAAAGAAGAGTATGCAGAATTAGATGAGTTGTTAAACAAATCAGATTTAGATGAAGAAGATAAAAATAAGCTAAAGCTAAATATCAAAAAACTAGCAAACACAAAGCTAAATATATTAATTACAGGCGGAACAGGAGTTGGCAAAAGCTCTACTATTAATTCGCTTTTTAATATGGGTGATGAATACAAACAAGAATTTAGCGAAATCGGCACTACTAGCAAACCACAAACAATGGAGATTAAAAAATACGAAATAGGAAGAAACCTTGTTTTATGGGATAGTCCAGGCTTAGGAGATGGGATAAAAGATAGTGAGCATATTGCAAAAATCAATAAAAAGCTTCACGAAAAAGATAGTAAAGGAAATGCTTTAATAGATTTAGTTTTAGTTATTGTAGATGCAAAAACTCGTGATTTAGGCACTACTTATCATCTAATTACTAATGTAATAATCCCTGCCTTAGGAGAAAACGCAAAAGATAGAATATTAATAGCACTTAATAAGTGTGATCAAGCTTTAGAAGGAGATTTTTGGGTGAAGGGTGATAGTCCTTATCCAGAAGAAGAGCTTATAAAATATCTTGATGAAAGTGTAAAAATAATTAGTGATAGGATATATGAGACAACTAGCGTAAGGATTGAGCCTATATATTATTCATCAGGCAAGAGCAGAAATGGCATTCAAGAAAACCCATATAATTTAGGAAAATTACTTAACTTCATCGTTGATTATACTCCCAGCAAAAAAAGAGCAGTATTTAAAGGTAAGATAAACGAAAATAAAAACAACTGGAAAAGCAACGAAAAAGTAAAGCCTAATACAAATAATTTTAATTCATCAAGAAATCAAACAAATAATCAGACTTATAATCAAACAGATAACACCACAAAAGATTACAAAGCTTTAGCTGATGAAAAGATAGAAAAAAGCTGGTTTGATACTATTTGTGATAATGTTGAAAAAGCATTTGATTTTGTTGTTGAAAACAAAGAAAAGATTATGGCTGGTATTACTACCGTTTTAGCCGTAGGTAAAGAAGTTTTAAGTTTCTTTGCTAGCTCTAAGAAAAAATAAAAAATAAAAAGAATTTGAAATAGGAATTTCAAATTCTTTAAAGGAGTATAAATGCCAATAGCACCGAAGCCAAGCAAGTTTATTTGTAAAGATTGTGGGTATTCAGTGGTGATAATTCATAAAAGCGATTGCCTAAGCGCAAATGATTTACCGCCAACTAAATGCCCTAAATGTAAAAATAGTGTTTGTTATGAAAGAAAAAGAGCTAACACACTTGATATAGCTTTAGCAAAATTAAAGGAGATTTTATGAAAAAATATAAGCCTACCACAAAAGAAAAATTAAAAAAGTTAGTAAAAAATAAGACTATTTATCTAGGTGATATTGATACAAGTTTAATCACTGATATGAGTGAATTATTTGAAGACAGCACGAGAAAAGATTTTAACGGTATAAACGAATGGGATACAAGTAATGTAACTAATATGAGTGCTATGTTTAGTAATTGTGAGTATTTTAATGAAGCTTTGAGCTTTGATACTTCAAAAGTTAAAGATATGAGCTATATGTTTTTTGATTGTAAGCAATTTAACCAAGCTTTAATTTTAAATACTTCTAATGTAACCGATATGAGTCATATGTTTGAAAATTGTTTTGTCTTTAATCAACCATTAAACTTTGATACTTCAAATGTAACCAACATGAGTGATATGTTTAATTATTGTTTCAGATTTAATCAAGCTTTGAATTTTGATACTTCCAAAGTTGAAACTATGAGTTATATGTTCAATGGTTGCTTGGATTTCAATCAACCATTAAACTTTGATACTTCAAAAGTTACAAATATGAGTGGTATGTTTTTTAGATGTTATTATTTTAATAAAGATTTAAATTTTAATACTTCAAAAGTAACTAATATGAGTTATATGTTTAGTGATTGTCATAGTTTCAATCAACCATTAAACTTTGATACTTCAAAAGTAACTAATATGAGTTATATGTTTAATCTTTGCGTCTATTTCAATCAAACTTTGAATTTTGATACTTCAAAAGTAACTAATATGAGTTATATGTTTAGTAATTGTAGTAGCTTCAACCAACCATTAAACTTTAATACTTCAAAAGTAACTAATATGAGCTATATGTTTAGTAATTGTAGTAGCTTCAACCAACCATTAAACTTTGACACTTCAAATGTAATAAATATGAGCTATATGTTTGAAGTGTGTATTAACTTTAATAAATCTTTAAACTTTGATACTTCAAGTGTAATTAATATGAGAAGTATGTTTGCTGTTTGCAAGAATTTCAATCAAGCTTTAAGTTTTGATACTTCAAAAGTAACAGATATGAGTTATATGTTTTTTAGGTGCTCACGTTTCAATCAAGCTTTAAGTTTTGATACTTCAAAAGTAACCGATATGAGATATATGTTTAGCGGTTGTTATAATTTTAATCAAATACTTGATTTTAATATTGTAGATTTTGTTAAAATGAAAGGTATATTTCAAGATTGCGATAGTTTAGAGCAATTACCTAATTGGTATTGATATGTTATAAAAACATAAAAAAAATTAAGAATTTGAAATAGGAATTTCAAATTCTTATTTTTCAATTATCCTTGTAATATCGTTAAAAGTTGCAAATATCATTAATGAAAACAATAATGCCATTCCAACATAGCTAAGTGTTAAAAATAGCTTTTGATTTACTTCTCTTTTTGTGATTAATTCATATAGATTAAACGCAATATGTCCGCCATCAAGCACAGGAATAGGCAGTAGGTTTAAAACCCCTAAATTAATTGAAAGTAGGGCAGTTATTAGTAATAATGTAGATATTCCTAAGCTTGCAGCCATTGTAGTAGTATCAGCGATACTTATTATACCGCCAAGGTTTTTAGGGCTAACTTCTGCTAAAATTAGTTTTTTAAGTCCTTCAAGTATTAAAAATGCTGATTTTATACTCTCATCTAAAGCCCATTTAAAAACGCCAAAATCTCTATGATATTCTATAAAAAACTCATTTTTAGGAGTTATTCCTAAAAGTGGTTTTGTGATAATTTCTCCGAAAATATTTTGTGTTTTGCCTTCATAGGTAGTAATGCTTAAATCAATAATCACACCATCTCTTAATACCTTAATATCAAGATTTTTGCTATCTACAAGTGGCTTTATATCATAAAAATCATTCACAGCTTTGCCATTAATTTCTAAGATTTTATCATTTAATTTAAGCTTTTTATCAGCATATTCGCTAAGCCCACCGATAGTTGGACTAAGCTTTTCAACACCTATAAAACCTAAAGAAATGTAGATTAAAAATGCTAAAAGTAGGTTAAAAAATGGCCCAGCAAAAAGTATTAAAATCTTTTTGAAAGGGTGTAATACTGTGTAACTATCTTTATCATAACTTTTATGACTTGGGTCGCTATCATCTTGACCTTTCATCTTTACATAGCCACCTAAAAAAATGCTTGATATTTGATAATCAGTGCCTTTGTAGTGTCTAATGAATATCGGCTTGCCAAATCCTATGCTAAAGCATAAAACCCTAACCTTAAAAAACTTTGCAGCCAAAAAATGCCCTAATTCATGAAAAAATATCAAAAACGAAAGTATCAAAATAGTAGCTAAAAAACTAGCCCCATAATGCCAAAAACAAAAAACTAAAACAAGCAAGGTTAAAAATAAGTTTTTCATTTTTTAACCTTAGCGTATTCTATTACATAAATTGCACCCGAATAAATAGTAAAGAAAAAGCATAAATAAAATAAAATATCCTTTCCCCACCAATCCATTAATAAAAATCCAATTGCAAGCATTTGAAAAGTAGTCTTTATTTTGCCACTCATATTTGCAGCAATTTTAAGCCCATCAGCAACTATCATCACCCTTAGTCCTGTTATAAAAAACTCTCTTACAAGGATAAAATAAACTAATATTTCATTTACTCTTCCCATCATCATAAGTCCTAAAAATGCTGCAAGAGTTAGCATTTTATCAGCTAGTGGGTCTAGGATTTCGCCTAAGATTGTCTTTTGATTCCAAGACCTTGCAATATACCCATCAAAAAAATCAGTAATAGAGGCGATTGTAAAAATTAAAGCCGCAAGGTAATTTATCCAAGTAATATGGATATTAA
Protein-coding regions in this window:
- the pgsA gene encoding CDP-diacylglycerol--glycerol-3-phosphate 3-phosphatidyltransferase, which gives rise to MNLPNILASARIILAPILFILLTHSNALMQEFNIHITWINYLAALIFTIASITDFFDGYIARSWNQKTILGEILDPLADKMLTLAAFLGLMMMGRVNEILVYFILVREFFITGLRVMIVADGLKIAANMSGKIKTTFQMLAIGFLLMDWWGKDILFYLCFFFTIYSGAIYVIEYAKVKK
- a CDS encoding methyl-accepting chemotaxis protein; its protein translation is MKLTNKVPLLVGIPLILCFIVLGVVNYESSKNDSYSALNQSKKNTLDSTMMYINAYFAGKKTFIAELVEKFDEVDSKNDKGILNVLDLYYDVSGFKAGIFYVRASDGKIFQKVNKEEKANVLENTEYRNDSWYKEAVSEGRVIIGNEVFYNDALGKNAATIAAPVFENGKIVGVIAGDVLLEEMRENILSLKPSRTSSTFAFDSRKIFTIYADSKQELKPATIADEVTRKLQKISTSKNKSSGITPIEYNLNNIDQVAVCAYHNDLNWTICATSEAREFDESLGSLIKQNLTIFTISLIIILALLYFLIKHSLRPLDIIQQGLKEVFSLVNHETKHASKINLNSKDEFGAMARAINDNIERTISSLDKDTQAVEQSVQTAAAIESGDLKARITLNPANPQLIELKNVLNKMLDTLEDKVGANTNSIEKIFDEYSQNDFRNEIKNARGKVELATNMLGKQIRDMLKTNLETARNLQEKSKILKTSVIDINEGARKQAASLQESAAAVEEMSASMHAVNQKSNEVIKNGEDIKNVITMIRDIAEQINLLALNAAIEAARAGEHGRGFAVVADEVRKLAESTQKSLTEIEASVNVLTQGINDMSESIKEQTQAITQINEAISSIDELTRANVVVADNTNKISDEVDSMASSAVESVMKNKF
- a CDS encoding GTPase, coding for MEIKRILKEFTELEDSKKEILKENILNFVKEKNKCLGMHYSTFSFVKDETKCVEKRYLDILLKDLDFDLENRMKLAALIEEIYHISFKSKDILNYQKPTSTALIPDMSNITEVMKYYKEQEESKEEYAELDELLNKSDLDEEDKNKLKLNIKKLANTKLNILITGGTGVGKSSTINSLFNMGDEYKQEFSEIGTTSKPQTMEIKKYEIGRNLVLWDSPGLGDGIKDSEHIAKINKKLHEKDSKGNALIDLVLVIVDAKTRDLGTTYHLITNVIIPALGENAKDRILIALNKCDQALEGDFWVKGDSPYPEEELIKYLDESVKIISDRIYETTSVRIEPIYYSSGKSRNGIQENPYNLGKLLNFIVDYTPSKKRAVFKGKINENKNNWKSNEKVKPNTNNFNSSRNQTNNQTYNQTDNTTKDYKALADEKIEKSWFDTICDNVEKAFDFVVENKEKIMAGITTVLAVGKEVLSFFASSKKK
- a CDS encoding BspA family leucine-rich repeat surface protein: MKKYKPTTKEKLKKLVKNKTIYLGDIDTSLITDMSELFEDSTRKDFNGINEWDTSNVTNMSAMFSNCEYFNEALSFDTSKVKDMSYMFFDCKQFNQALILNTSNVTDMSHMFENCFVFNQPLNFDTSNVTNMSDMFNYCFRFNQALNFDTSKVETMSYMFNGCLDFNQPLNFDTSKVTNMSGMFFRCYYFNKDLNFNTSKVTNMSYMFSDCHSFNQPLNFDTSKVTNMSYMFNLCVYFNQTLNFDTSKVTNMSYMFSNCSSFNQPLNFNTSKVTNMSYMFSNCSSFNQPLNFDTSNVINMSYMFEVCINFNKSLNFDTSSVINMRSMFAVCKNFNQALSFDTSKVTDMSYMFFRCSRFNQALSFDTSKVTDMRYMFSGCYNFNQILDFNIVDFVKMKGIFQDCDSLEQLPNWY
- a CDS encoding site-2 protease family protein; its protein translation is MKNLFLTLLVLVFCFWHYGASFLATILILSFLIFFHELGHFLAAKFFKVRVLCFSIGFGKPIFIRHYKGTDYQISSIFLGGYVKMKGQDDSDPSHKSYDKDSYTVLHPFKKILILFAGPFFNLLLAFLIYISLGFIGVEKLSPTIGGLSEYADKKLKLNDKILEINGKAVNDFYDIKPLVDSKNLDIKVLRDGVIIDLSITTYEGKTQNIFGEIITKPLLGITPKNEFFIEYHRDFGVFKWALDESIKSAFLILEGLKKLILAEVSPKNLGGIISIADTTTMAASLGISTLLLITALLSINLGVLNLLPIPVLDGGHIAFNLYELITKREVNQKLFLTLSYVGMALLFSLMIFATFNDITRIIEK